One Lactobacillus sp. ESL0785 DNA window includes the following coding sequences:
- a CDS encoding tetratricopeptide repeat protein, whose translation MGQQDKKQAEQTKINQQIHQLVTRIDQDPQNTTNYLQLATCLLDQGSFAQATQLLEQAKHLVNKPQDLDYDLAVCYYMQGEFTKALTLLDQIPNDDLVLYQKALVYLKIGQQQKALAYALTIKHVDDRVRELLGDIWLSLGQLDEAQKSYRQIGLANRSAKVDFLLGITILAEDRTAAKKFFEQAKELDPKYYQQALDQYAAILKMINDKGKNND comes from the coding sequence ATGGGACAGCAGGATAAAAAACAGGCTGAACAAACAAAAATTAACCAGCAAATTCATCAATTGGTAACGCGCATTGACCAAGATCCCCAAAATACGACCAATTATTTGCAATTAGCAACTTGTTTACTTGATCAGGGAAGTTTTGCTCAAGCAACGCAATTATTGGAACAGGCTAAGCACTTAGTTAATAAGCCACAGGACTTAGATTATGACTTAGCAGTTTGCTATTATATGCAGGGTGAATTTACCAAGGCATTGACACTACTTGATCAGATTCCCAATGATGATTTGGTTTTATACCAAAAAGCCCTAGTTTATCTTAAAATTGGTCAACAACAAAAAGCCTTGGCGTATGCATTGACGATTAAGCACGTTGATGATCGGGTACGGGAATTACTAGGTGATATTTGGCTCAGTTTGGGGCAATTGGATGAAGCTCAGAAAAGTTATCGGCAGATTGGACTAGCCAATAGAAGTGCGAAGGTTGATTTTTTATTAGGAATTACGATACTTGCAGAAGATCGCACGGCGGCCAAGAAGTTTTTTGAGCAAGCTAAAGAGCTGGATCCGAAGTACTACCAGCAGGCGCTGGACCAATATGCCGCAATTCTTAAGATGATTAACGATAAAGGAAAGAATAATGACTGA
- a CDS encoding ATP-dependent RecD-like DNA helicase: MTEFTGKISGIVFENDQDLYKILDVAIIGKLTDYDREDIKVTGNFGDIQIGGNYRFVGKLVVHNKFGLQFHCDSYQQAMPHEEGSLTRYLSSSKFPGIGKKAANTIIAELGVDALTILKEKPAKIATLSLTQKQKDSLLAGINAMDSYSEIVLKLGQFGLNKKVANRLYQIYHGETLSKLREDPYASIDEVAGYGFKSADRMGRELGISIDDPRRINGALFQVLLDELSKSGNTYVKLAQLLTDASKLLQITKFDPIANCINQLQHDGKLVVAGEDAALQNIFQTETEIALIMKNLIANREQQEDEQYSDHAVNKAINRAEKDLKIKYDDTQKVAIKNALTHPISILTGGPGTGKTTIINGILLALRYLAEIPAAALYSNDPPFLLAAPTGRAAKRMEEITGIPAKTIHRMLGLGIGNNDNTDLNELNGEILIIDEMSMVDMFLFKQLIMSINQTKHIVFVGDKDQLPSVGPGNVFSDLIKSETLPTTVLTQIHRQGDDSSIITLAHDINEGQDQEALFKKTKNYSFISSPPHEIGHVVSQIVERALAKGFDPDDIQVLSAMYHGDGGVTNLNNLIQEIMNPDTPTSKHLKVHDEIFRIGDRILQLQNNPEKDIYNGQIGKILAIDEKNSKKCLTADFDGREVNFSKKDLFDLTRAYAITIHKSQGSEFPLVILNLTMQNYVMLKRNLLYTAVTRAEKNLVLVGDPRAYVMALNTSGNDRKTGLTAKLQKQFAVPDSKASLDLEQESKAQTAAQDYFLTPELIYSGEIDPMIGMQGIKLAPRA, from the coding sequence ATGACTGAATTTACAGGGAAAATTAGTGGCATTGTATTTGAAAATGACCAAGATCTCTATAAAATTCTTGATGTTGCGATTATTGGAAAATTAACAGATTATGACCGTGAAGATATTAAGGTTACTGGTAATTTTGGTGATATTCAGATTGGTGGTAATTACCGTTTTGTTGGGAAATTGGTCGTTCATAATAAGTTTGGGTTACAATTTCATTGTGACAGTTACCAGCAGGCAATGCCACATGAAGAAGGCAGTTTAACGCGGTATTTGAGTTCGAGTAAATTTCCCGGAATTGGGAAAAAGGCAGCTAATACAATTATTGCTGAATTAGGCGTGGATGCACTAACAATTTTAAAAGAAAAACCAGCTAAAATTGCTACTTTGTCCTTGACCCAGAAGCAAAAAGATAGTCTTTTAGCTGGCATTAATGCGATGGATTCGTATTCAGAAATTGTTTTAAAATTAGGACAATTTGGCCTGAATAAAAAAGTTGCTAATCGTTTATACCAAATATATCATGGTGAAACCTTATCTAAACTGCGGGAAGATCCTTATGCGTCAATCGATGAAGTTGCTGGTTACGGTTTTAAAAGTGCTGATCGAATGGGACGAGAACTTGGAATTAGTATTGATGATCCACGACGGATTAATGGCGCACTTTTTCAAGTTTTACTTGATGAATTGAGTAAGTCCGGCAATACGTATGTGAAGTTAGCCCAATTGTTAACAGATGCCAGTAAATTATTACAGATTACTAAGTTTGATCCTATTGCTAATTGCATTAATCAGTTGCAACATGATGGTAAGTTAGTAGTTGCTGGTGAGGATGCAGCTTTACAGAATATTTTTCAGACAGAAACAGAGATCGCACTGATAATGAAAAATTTAATTGCCAATCGTGAGCAGCAGGAAGATGAACAATATAGCGATCATGCTGTTAACAAGGCAATTAACAGAGCCGAAAAAGACCTTAAAATCAAGTATGATGATACGCAAAAAGTGGCGATTAAAAATGCTTTAACACATCCAATTTCGATTTTAACGGGTGGTCCAGGTACAGGGAAGACCACTATCATTAACGGTATTTTATTGGCATTGCGTTATCTAGCGGAAATTCCAGCTGCGGCATTATATAGCAATGATCCGCCATTTTTGCTAGCAGCACCAACTGGTCGTGCTGCTAAGAGAATGGAAGAAATTACAGGCATTCCAGCGAAAACAATTCACCGTATGCTCGGTTTGGGTATTGGTAATAACGATAATACTGATTTAAATGAATTAAACGGAGAGATTTTGATTATTGATGAAATGTCAATGGTTGATATGTTTTTGTTTAAGCAATTAATTATGAGTATTAATCAAACTAAGCATATTGTCTTTGTGGGGGATAAGGATCAGCTTCCTTCAGTTGGCCCAGGTAATGTATTTAGTGACCTTATTAAGTCCGAAACCCTGCCTACGACTGTTTTAACGCAAATTCACCGCCAAGGTGATGATTCAAGTATTATTACTTTGGCACACGATATTAATGAAGGTCAAGATCAGGAAGCGCTGTTCAAAAAGACTAAAAATTATTCCTTTATTTCTAGTCCACCGCATGAAATTGGTCACGTAGTTAGTCAAATTGTTGAGCGTGCTTTGGCAAAAGGCTTTGATCCGGATGATATTCAGGTCTTAAGTGCAATGTATCATGGTGATGGCGGCGTGACTAATCTTAATAATTTAATTCAAGAAATTATGAATCCAGATACGCCAACCAGTAAGCATTTAAAAGTTCATGATGAAATTTTTCGCATTGGTGATCGAATTTTGCAATTGCAAAATAATCCAGAAAAAGATATTTATAATGGGCAAATTGGCAAAATTTTAGCAATTGATGAAAAAAATTCTAAAAAATGTTTAACAGCAGATTTTGATGGCCGTGAAGTTAATTTTAGTAAAAAAGATCTATTCGATTTAACTAGGGCTTATGCAATTACGATTCATAAATCTCAAGGATCTGAATTTCCGTTGGTTATCTTAAATTTGACAATGCAAAATTATGTGATGCTGAAGCGTAATTTGTTATATACAGCTGTCACACGGGCTGAAAAGAATTTGGTTTTGGTTGGTGATCCGCGAGCTTATGTTATGGCACTCAATACATCAGGAAATGATCGTAAAACAGGACTAACTGCTAAATTGCAAAAGCAATTTGCTGTTCCAGATAGTAAAGCTAGCCTTGATCTTGAACAAGAAAGCAAGGCACAAACTGCTGCTCAGGATTATTTTTTGACACCGGAATTAATTTATTCTGGAGAGATTGACCCCATGATTGGGATGCAAGGGATTAAGTTAGCACCGCGGGCATAA
- a CDS encoding DUF1828 domain-containing protein, protein MIKEITEAIPPLKKAIGDWVAKETGIVTVSADTLEVATTAIDAYGDTVYCFVQKQGTQYLVTDDSRILFKLDPGVSDTDLYQTAAEMAIGSGYDFDEATCAISMQVDQTDVVQTIVKLAQLQVAISYLG, encoded by the coding sequence ATGATAAAAGAAATAACGGAAGCAATTCCGCCTTTAAAAAAAGCAATTGGGGATTGGGTTGCAAAAGAAACCGGTATTGTTACTGTAAGTGCTGATACGTTAGAAGTTGCCACAACTGCAATTGATGCATATGGTGATACTGTTTATTGTTTTGTCCAGAAACAGGGCACGCAATATTTAGTTACTGATGACAGCAGAATACTGTTTAAGCTTGATCCTGGGGTAAGTGATACTGATTTGTATCAGACCGCAGCAGAGATGGCAATTGGTTCAGGATATGATTTTGATGAAGCAACTTGTGCTATTTCCATGCAGGTTGATCAAACTGATGTTGTTCAGACAATAGTAAAGCTAGCTCAATTACAGGTAGCAATTTCGTATTTAGGCTAG
- a CDS encoding APC family permease — MKIKKQKIGLVSLTLLSLGSIIGSGWLFGAGEGAHLAGPAAIFSWIIGAVIMGFIAIVYTEMGTMFQQSGGMSRFAQYTHGSLLGFIAAWANWVSLETILPIEAVAAVQYLSSWPWPWARSFHQLMHAGRITGIGLVVVFIFMGIFTWINYYSVNLMARFSNTITWFKIIIPTLTFILLLLSGFNAHNLALTTTNWFPHGTAPILTATTSAGIIFSYDAFQTVINLGSEIKNPEKNMRRAIIISLALSAVLYTLLQFTFVGSMPHHLIQLNGWSGINFSSPFAQLAVLLGLNWLSILLYLDAFVSPFGTGIAFMATTSRSLAAMAENKHLPHFLTEIDSKYHTPHKAMLASLLVSIILVILFPNWGQLASVIATSTLIAYLTGPVSTVALRRLAPKFKRPIKLHNLRFLAPITFVLTSLAVYWGQFPTTWEVMLVILAGMPIYAYYEWKNHDHQFKQALRGSWWLIIYLLAMAGISLFGSQEFGGLNWLHYPWDLVLVAVISIGFYYWGVKSAYAGPDLTEAAKINSKTIEEND, encoded by the coding sequence ATGAAAATTAAAAAGCAAAAAATTGGGTTGGTATCACTGACTTTGTTATCGTTAGGTTCAATTATTGGCTCAGGTTGGCTCTTTGGTGCTGGAGAGGGTGCACATTTAGCCGGCCCTGCAGCCATTTTTTCATGGATTATTGGTGCCGTGATTATGGGCTTTATTGCAATTGTTTACACAGAAATGGGAACCATGTTTCAGCAAAGTGGTGGCATGAGTAGGTTTGCCCAGTATACGCATGGGTCATTATTAGGCTTTATTGCTGCTTGGGCTAATTGGGTCTCACTTGAAACAATTTTGCCAATTGAAGCTGTGGCGGCAGTGCAATATCTTAGCTCTTGGCCCTGGCCGTGGGCACGCAGCTTTCATCAATTAATGCATGCGGGACGAATTACTGGTATTGGACTGGTAGTTGTCTTTATTTTTATGGGGATCTTTACATGGATTAATTATTACTCTGTTAATTTGATGGCACGCTTCTCTAACACGATTACTTGGTTTAAAATTATTATTCCAACATTGACTTTTATTTTGCTACTCTTATCCGGGTTTAATGCTCATAATTTAGCTTTGACAACGACAAATTGGTTTCCCCACGGCACAGCACCGATTTTAACGGCGACAACGAGTGCGGGAATTATTTTTTCTTATGACGCATTTCAAACCGTGATTAATCTAGGCAGTGAAATTAAGAATCCTGAAAAAAATATGCGCCGGGCGATTATTATTTCTTTAGCATTGAGTGCAGTTTTGTATACACTATTACAATTTACTTTTGTCGGTAGTATGCCACATCACTTAATTCAACTTAATGGCTGGTCAGGGATCAATTTTAGTTCACCCTTTGCGCAGCTGGCAGTTTTATTAGGTTTAAATTGGTTGTCGATTTTGTTGTATCTTGATGCTTTTGTTTCGCCTTTTGGAACAGGAATTGCCTTTATGGCAACTACCAGTAGGTCACTTGCAGCAATGGCCGAGAATAAGCACTTGCCACACTTTTTAACGGAAATTGACTCTAAATATCATACGCCGCATAAGGCAATGCTGGCTAGTTTACTTGTTAGCATTATTTTAGTGATTTTATTTCCTAATTGGGGACAACTTGCGAGTGTGATTGCGACATCAACTTTGATTGCTTACCTAACGGGGCCAGTTTCAACAGTTGCCTTACGCAGGTTAGCACCTAAGTTTAAACGGCCGATTAAGCTGCATAATTTGCGCTTTCTTGCCCCAATAACTTTTGTTTTGACTAGTTTGGCAGTTTATTGGGGGCAATTCCCGACTACTTGGGAAGTGATGTTAGTTATTCTAGCTGGGATGCCTATTTATGCGTATTATGAATGGAAAAATCATGATCATCAATTTAAGCAGGCTTTACGTGGTAGTTGGTGGTTAATTATTTATCTGCTGGCAATGGCAGGAATATCACTTTTTGGTTCACAAGAATTTGGTGGTTTAAATTGGCTGCATTATCCGTGGGATTTGGTATTGGTAGCAGTGATTAGTATTGGTTTTTACTACTGGGGAGTTAAAAGTGCTTATGCTGGACCAGATCTGACTGAGGCCGCTAAAATTAATAGCAAGACAATTGAAGAAAATGACTAA
- a CDS encoding YegS/Rv2252/BmrU family lipid kinase, whose amino-acid sequence MKIHLLVNELAGNGNAKETFEKTVLLLITQQINFDFQKSNYAGELIELAQAYSNQPHTANEILLVIGGDGSLNEVLNGIKRSKRPATAFAYLPAGTGNDFARAANLSSNPEKLLARLKTNPAPTAIDCGYFELAGYQDQPGYFANSFGIGFDASVNHFSNNSKLKEILNKINQGKLIYAANILRALRNQTTFSVEIRTSTQKMHYDDAFLVTTTNHPYLGGGIPLLPSANITSHNLDAVVVEKFSIPKLVKLLFHLLKDGSHITDPQFHYLEAQEIIVKTKQKEFAQVDGEEIYQQTFNLKLKVSQFNLLK is encoded by the coding sequence ATGAAAATACACCTACTCGTTAATGAATTAGCTGGCAACGGTAATGCCAAAGAAACTTTTGAGAAAACAGTTCTCTTGTTAATTACCCAGCAGATTAACTTTGACTTTCAAAAAAGTAATTATGCTGGCGAACTAATTGAATTGGCACAAGCATACAGCAATCAGCCGCATACAGCTAATGAAATCCTACTCGTAATTGGTGGTGATGGATCCTTAAATGAGGTCTTAAATGGAATTAAACGTTCAAAGAGACCCGCAACCGCCTTTGCTTATTTACCAGCTGGTACTGGTAATGATTTTGCTCGTGCTGCCAATTTGAGTTCCAATCCTGAAAAATTACTTGCTAGATTAAAGACTAATCCAGCACCAACAGCAATTGATTGTGGCTACTTTGAACTTGCCGGATACCAAGATCAACCCGGTTATTTTGCCAACAGTTTTGGTATTGGCTTTGATGCTTCTGTTAACCATTTCAGCAACAATTCTAAGTTAAAAGAAATTTTAAATAAAATTAATCAAGGTAAATTAATCTATGCCGCCAATATTTTGCGTGCATTGCGTAATCAGACTACATTCAGTGTCGAGATTCGCACTAGTACACAAAAAATGCACTATGATGATGCCTTCTTAGTTACTACGACTAATCATCCCTATCTTGGCGGCGGTATTCCACTTTTACCCAGTGCTAACATTACGAGCCATAATTTAGATGCAGTTGTTGTAGAAAAATTTAGCATTCCTAAATTAGTTAAATTATTATTCCATCTTCTTAAAGATGGCTCACATATTACTGACCCGCAATTCCATTACCTTGAAGCTCAAGAAATTATTGTCAAAACCAAGCAAAAAGAATTTGCGCAAGTTGACGGTGAAGAAATCTACCAGCAAACATTCAATTTAAAATTAAAAGTCAGTCAATTTAACTTATTAAAATAA
- a CDS encoding ribonuclease J encodes MRIKNNEVAVFAIGGLHEIGKNMYCVQYQDEIIIMDCGIKFPEDDLLGINYVISDYSYLIKNRKKIKALVVSHGHEDHIGGIPFLLEKIPEIPVYATPFALALIKGKLEEHGILRTTELHEEHEDTVLKFKKLSVEFFRTTHSIPDTLGIAVHTPLGAVVFTGDFKFDLTPVMNQPAPDFQKMAKLGKEGVLALLSDSTNAEVTQFTKSERFVAKSLHDIITGIHGRIIFATFASNLYRVSTAIQAAIDTDRKVAIFGRSMENGVQNGIDLGYLNVPEGLIVDANEINHTPADKAMILCTGSQGEPLAALSRIANGTHRQISLQPGDTIIFSSNPIPGNTLSVNHLINKLMEGGANIVHGRVNNVHTSGHGGQEELKMMVRLTHPKYMIPVHGEYRMQVIHTQLAQAAGVPADQTFVLENGEVICFGPEGSRIAGHVPAGDVYVDTSGTADVGNVVVHDRQILSEEGLVVAVATVDYKHKRVLAGPDVLSRGFVYMRESTDLISQAQKHIYHVIKTEMDKTDHPKDSVIRKAIVENLSDFLYSRTKRRPMILPMIIEKK; translated from the coding sequence GTGCGCATTAAAAATAATGAAGTTGCCGTTTTTGCAATCGGGGGGTTGCATGAAATAGGCAAAAATATGTATTGTGTTCAATACCAAGATGAAATTATCATCATGGATTGCGGCATTAAATTTCCAGAAGATGACCTCTTAGGCATCAACTATGTTATTTCCGATTATTCTTACTTAATTAAAAACCGGAAAAAAATCAAGGCATTAGTTGTCAGCCATGGTCACGAAGATCACATTGGTGGTATTCCGTTTTTACTAGAAAAAATCCCAGAAATTCCAGTTTATGCTACCCCATTTGCTTTAGCCTTAATCAAGGGCAAACTTGAGGAACACGGCATTTTACGCACAACTGAATTGCACGAGGAACATGAAGATACTGTTTTAAAATTTAAGAAATTATCTGTTGAATTTTTCAGAACGACGCACTCAATTCCTGATACTTTGGGAATCGCTGTTCACACACCACTAGGTGCAGTTGTCTTTACTGGCGACTTCAAGTTTGACTTGACACCAGTTATGAACCAACCAGCACCAGATTTTCAGAAGATGGCAAAGTTAGGTAAAGAAGGCGTTTTAGCCCTTCTCTCTGATTCAACTAACGCAGAAGTTACCCAATTTACTAAATCTGAGCGTTTTGTAGCAAAATCGCTACATGATATTATTACGGGTATTCATGGCCGCATTATCTTTGCCACTTTCGCTTCTAATCTCTATCGAGTATCAACTGCCATTCAGGCTGCAATTGATACTGACCGAAAAGTTGCTATTTTTGGTCGCAGTATGGAAAACGGTGTTCAAAACGGAATTGATTTAGGCTACCTTAACGTTCCCGAAGGCTTAATTGTTGATGCCAACGAAATTAATCATACTCCAGCTGATAAAGCGATGATTTTATGTACTGGTTCACAAGGTGAACCACTAGCTGCTCTTTCACGAATTGCTAATGGTACTCACAGACAGATTAGTCTGCAGCCGGGAGATACGATTATCTTCTCATCTAATCCAATTCCAGGTAACACTTTAAGTGTTAACCACTTGATTAACAAACTGATGGAAGGTGGCGCTAATATCGTCCACGGACGCGTCAATAACGTCCACACTTCTGGTCATGGTGGTCAAGAGGAACTTAAGATGATGGTCCGTTTAACTCATCCAAAATATATGATTCCAGTTCACGGCGAATATCGGATGCAGGTTATCCATACCCAATTAGCTCAAGCTGCTGGTGTTCCAGCTGACCAAACTTTTGTTTTAGAAAATGGCGAAGTTATTTGCTTTGGTCCTGAAGGCTCGAGAATTGCTGGTCATGTGCCAGCTGGTGACGTTTATGTTGATACTTCTGGCACTGCTGATGTCGGCAATGTTGTGGTTCACGACCGGCAAATTCTATCTGAAGAAGGCTTAGTTGTTGCTGTTGCCACAGTTGATTACAAGCACAAACGAGTTTTAGCTGGACCAGATGTTTTGAGTCGCGGATTTGTTTACATGCGTGAATCAACTGACTTAATTAGTCAGGCTCAGAAGCATATCTATCACGTTATCAAAACAGAAATGGATAAAACGGACCACCCTAAAGACAGTGTCATTCGTAAGGCAATCGTTGAAAATCTTTCTGACTTTTTATATTCACGAACTAAAAGACGACCAATGATCCTCCCAATGATTATTGAAAAGAAATGA
- a CDS encoding DNA-dependent RNA polymerase subunit epsilon produces MIYKVLYQKDKVVNPRRETTQTLYLEADNTVAARTLVEENTPYNIELIQELTGNSLEYEKEHADFELTSFAGKK; encoded by the coding sequence ATGATCTACAAAGTTTTGTATCAAAAAGATAAGGTTGTTAACCCAAGAAGAGAAACAACCCAGACTCTTTACCTGGAAGCAGACAATACTGTTGCTGCTAGAACATTGGTTGAGGAAAATACCCCCTACAACATTGAACTCATCCAAGAACTTACAGGTAATTCGCTAGAATATGAAAAAGAACACGCTGATTTCGAATTAACGTCATTCGCAGGTAAGAAGTAG
- the def gene encoding peptide deformylase produces the protein MILMKDITRDGNPVLRQVAKPLTFPLSEHYQKLADEMMEYLINSQDPKIAKKHQLRAGVGLAAPQVGESVQMASLLVPNDKGEIIFKETFVNPEILSESVRQACLSEGEGCLSVDKVIDGYVPRPDKLKIHYYTVAGEEKTIRLKDYPAIVASHEIEHLRGHLFYDRINKEDPFKLAEDTVVIY, from the coding sequence TTGATTTTAATGAAAGATATTACCCGTGATGGTAACCCTGTCTTGCGCCAAGTCGCTAAGCCGTTAACTTTTCCTTTAAGTGAGCATTACCAAAAGTTAGCTGATGAGATGATGGAGTACTTAATTAACTCACAAGATCCCAAGATTGCTAAAAAGCATCAATTGCGGGCTGGTGTTGGTTTAGCTGCACCACAAGTTGGTGAAAGTGTCCAAATGGCATCGTTACTTGTTCCGAATGATAAAGGTGAGATTATTTTTAAGGAAACATTTGTTAACCCGGAAATCTTGTCTGAATCAGTACGCCAGGCTTGTCTTAGCGAAGGCGAAGGCTGCCTAAGTGTTGACAAGGTAATCGATGGCTATGTTCCCCGCCCTGACAAGTTGAAAATTCATTACTATACGGTTGCTGGTGAAGAAAAGACGATTCGTTTAAAAGATTATCCGGCAATTGTTGCTTCCCATGAAATTGAACATCTGCGAGGGCACCTCTTTTACGATCGCATCAATAAAGAAGACCCGTTTAAGTTAGCTGAAGATACTGTTGTTATTTATTAA
- the typA gene encoding translational GTPase TypA, with protein MSEKRRNDIRNIAIIAHVDHGKTTLVNQLLKQSDTLPEHMALEDRAMDSNDIERERGITILSKNTAVKYGDTTINILDTPGHADFGGEVERIMHMVDGALLLVDAYEGTMPQTRFVLKKALEAGVKPIVVINKIDRPGARPKQVMDEVLELFIELGANDEQLDFPVVYASALNGTSSYEADPATQKETMDPIFDTIIKSIPAPLDNIAEPLQFQITMLDWDDYVGRIGVGRIYRGQVKVGDNITVMKRDGSTQNFRVTKLFGFFGLKRNEIKEAKAGDIIAISGINDIFVGETIASAEHPEALPLLKIDPPTLQMDFVASDSPFAGREGDKVTPKKLEDRLIKQTRTDVSLKVEPTDQINAWTVSGRGELHLSILVEEMRREGFELQLSRPKVIYREIDGTMCEPFEAVQVDTPDEYVGSVIDSLSQRKGEMKNMAATGNGQTRLDFLVPSRGLIGYNNEFMSQTGGYGIMNHSFDSYKPVVKNWEPGRKNGALVSISQGKSTTYSLQTVEQRGELFIGAGVEVYEGMIVGQSSRDRDIAVNVIKGKNLTNTRAAGKDHAAAIHTPKSLTLEEAIEFLNDDEYCEVTPESIRLRKKILNTSERQKADKKRNRK; from the coding sequence TTGTCAGAAAAAAGAAGAAACGATATTAGAAATATAGCAATTATTGCGCACGTTGACCACGGTAAGACTACTTTGGTTAACCAATTATTGAAGCAATCCGATACTCTGCCTGAGCATATGGCTTTGGAAGATCGGGCAATGGATTCAAATGATATTGAACGTGAACGTGGTATTACTATTTTATCTAAGAATACTGCTGTTAAGTATGGTGATACAACCATTAACATTTTGGATACGCCAGGACACGCCGACTTCGGTGGTGAAGTTGAGCGAATCATGCACATGGTTGATGGGGCACTTCTATTAGTTGATGCCTATGAAGGTACTATGCCGCAGACTCGTTTCGTACTTAAGAAGGCGTTAGAAGCTGGTGTTAAGCCAATCGTTGTTATTAACAAGATTGACCGTCCAGGTGCTCGTCCTAAGCAAGTAATGGATGAAGTATTGGAACTTTTCATTGAATTAGGTGCTAATGATGAGCAGCTTGATTTCCCAGTTGTTTATGCTTCAGCTTTGAACGGAACTTCTTCATATGAAGCTGATCCTGCAACGCAAAAAGAAACAATGGATCCAATCTTTGACACTATTATTAAGTCAATTCCAGCTCCACTTGACAATATTGCTGAACCACTACAATTCCAAATTACAATGCTTGATTGGGATGACTATGTTGGTCGAATCGGTGTTGGTCGGATTTATCGCGGTCAAGTTAAAGTTGGTGATAATATCACTGTGATGAAGCGTGATGGCTCAACGCAAAACTTCCGAGTTACTAAATTATTTGGTTTCTTCGGCTTGAAGCGTAATGAAATTAAAGAGGCTAAGGCTGGCGACATTATTGCGATCAGCGGAATTAACGACATTTTTGTTGGGGAAACAATCGCTTCAGCAGAACATCCAGAAGCATTGCCACTACTTAAGATTGATCCACCTACATTGCAGATGGACTTTGTTGCTAGTGACTCACCATTTGCTGGTCGTGAGGGTGACAAGGTTACTCCTAAGAAGCTTGAAGATCGTTTGATTAAGCAAACACGGACCGATGTTTCTTTGAAGGTTGAACCAACTGATCAAATTAACGCTTGGACTGTTTCTGGTCGTGGTGAATTGCACTTGTCAATTTTAGTTGAAGAAATGCGGCGTGAAGGTTTTGAATTACAACTTTCACGGCCAAAGGTTATCTACCGTGAAATTGACGGTACGATGTGTGAACCTTTTGAAGCTGTTCAAGTTGATACCCCAGATGAATATGTTGGTTCTGTTATTGATTCACTTTCACAAAGAAAAGGTGAAATGAAGAACATGGCAGCAACTGGTAACGGTCAAACTCGACTTGATTTCTTAGTGCCATCTCGTGGTTTGATTGGTTACAACAATGAATTTATGTCACAAACTGGTGGTTATGGAATTATGAACCACAGTTTTGATTCATATAAGCCAGTTGTTAAAAATTGGGAACCTGGACGAAAGAATGGTGCCTTGGTTTCAATTAGTCAAGGTAAGTCAACAACTTACTCATTGCAAACAGTTGAACAACGTGGTGAGTTGTTTATCGGTGCTGGTGTTGAAGTTTACGAAGGAATGATTGTTGGTCAATCCTCACGTGATCGTGATATCGCTGTCAACGTTATTAAGGGTAAGAACCTGACTAACACGCGTGCTGCTGGTAAGGATCACGCTGCTGCTATTCATACACCAAAATCTTTGACTTTGGAAGAAGCAATTGAATTTTTGAATGATGATGAATATTGTGAAGTAACTCCAGAATCAATTCGTTTACGGAAGAAGATTTTAAATACTTCAGAACGGCAAAAGGCTGATAAGAAACGTAATCGTAAATAA